The Dreissena polymorpha isolate Duluth1 chromosome 9, UMN_Dpol_1.0, whole genome shotgun sequence genome contains the following window.
ATTCAATATATGGTAATGGAAATGTTATTATGTAAAGAAATGCAACGTGCAGAACGGAAAATGATAAGGGCACCATCCTGTCAAGCAAGCAAACAAAACTCAAGGTACACCACCAATACAAGAACGTTTACATCAAAGATGAAAAGAGCAAAGATACCTTCCCAACGAAGTAAACCTGCATACAATTGTCATCCTTATCGGAGGCGACAATGTCACTCTTCATGGCAACAGACTCGTGGCGACACAACGATAGGAAGACGGTGCGCAGTGAACCAAGATTCCATTCAGAGACGAGACAACGCGAACGAACGCACCGGCGTCCACCACACCGCCTAGACAATCGAGAGTCAACCGAAAGACAACCGAAGACCACAGACGACACCGCTACAGTAATGATGGTCGAGGTGGCCGGGCTGATCGGGACACCTAGCATACTCATCGTGACTACTACAGACGCTAGGTAACATGCGGTTATTGGAACCCAAACGGTGTTAACAACGCCAAATGCTCGGAAACTATATGATTAGAAATCATATCAAATCACGTGCACTAGAGTACACAAAGATAGAACGTTCGGAGGAATGCCGTTTGTTTTCTTTAACGAGCTCTTCGATACAATAGTATGACCGATTATCATCTACGGCGCCGCCATATGGGAAGCTAGGGAATTACCATGCATCAAAGCGCAGGAAGATACTTCCTTGGGGTTTACAGGTACACACCGAATGCGGCTGTCAATGGACTTCCTTGGAGTTTACAGGTACACACCGAATGCGGCTTTCAATGGACTTCCTTGGAGTTTACAGGTACACACCGAATGCGGCTGTCAATGGACTTCCTTGGAGTTTACAGGTACACACCGAATGCGGCTGTCAATGGACTTCCTTGGAGTTTACAGGTACACACCGAATGCGGCTGTCAATGGACTTCCTTGGAGTTTACAGGTACACACCGAATGCGGCTGTCAATGGACTTCCTTGGAGTTTACAGGTACACACCGAATGCGGCTGTCAATGGACTTCCTTGGAGTTTACAGGTACACACCGAATGCGGCTGTCAATGGACTTCCTTGGAGTTTACAGGTACACACCGAATGCGGCTGTCAATGGACTTCCTTGGAGTTTACAGGTACACACCGAATGCGGCTGTCAATGGACTTCCTTGGAGTTTACAGGTACACACCGAACGCGGCTGTCAATGGACTTCCTTGGAGTTTACAGGTACACACCGAATGCGGCTGTCAATGGACTTCCTTGGAGTTTACAGGTACACACCGAATGCGGCTGTCAATGGACTTCCTTGGAGTTTACAGGTACACACCGAATGCGGCTGTCAATATGATTAGAAATCAGTTTTAAATTCCATTGAGATTGACATAGTAGGATTAGCAGAAACACACTTAAGACGAAATGAAATATTCCAATATACGGGTATATATGGTATGGAAATAACAGAAAGAGTTTCACAAAAGAGCCAGTGGCagtcataggcgctcgatgtcaatgacaatgttgtttgtttttatttatttatttatttatatattttttagttacccgttgtttattataatgcatacacatactaaattaataaaaatcttccgacaaaacgttttcttaaaaaaagatagttcgactatgtacatagatattgacagggacctatacaaacaaatattgaatacACAGACCATCAAAGGTATCTTGGACTCAACATGCGACTCGTACAACTGACGGAACATTTGTtccttgttctgagaaaagtgggcataatgcatcttatggtatttttagtttcaaggaagtccctccttaccgaaaatcaagtttaggcggaaagtgtcgtctttacgcacatgcattttgcccagttttctgagaacacgactcatttatgtATTACCGCTGCATTTGTAGCTAACCCAGCAACACGTGCACTAGAGTACACAAAGATAGAACGTTCGGAGGAATGCCGTTTGTTTTCTTTAACGAGCTCTTCGATACAATAGTATGACCGATTATCAGCTACGGCGCCGCCATATGGGGAGCTAGGGAATTACCATGCATCAAAGCGCAGGAAGATACTTCCTTGGGGTTTACAGGTACACACCGAATGCGGCTGTCAATGGACTTCCTTGGAGTTTACAGGTACACACCGAATGCGGCTGTCAATGGACTTCCTTGGAGTTTACAGGTACACACCGAATGCGGCTGTCAATGGACTTCCTTGGAGTTTACAGGTACACACCGAATGCGGCTGTCAATGGACTTCCTTGGAGTTTACAGGTACACACCGTATGCGGCTGTCAATGGACTTCCTTGGAGTTTACAGGTACACACCGAATGCGGCTGTCAATGGCGATATGAGCTGGGAACCACCTATCGTGCGTCAGTGGATGTGCATAATGTTACACTATTTCCGCTGTGTGAACATGGACAGCAAGTGACACGTGACTGAACAAGCGTGTTTTCGTTTGGTCGTATCGTAGccgcaaacatttaaaaaatgcttatttaGACATAGAAAATATAGTGTCATAAAAAACATCGATGGCATATATTCTGACAATTTAATAACAAACTCTACATGCAAACGGATAACCGACCAAGAATTACTCTTATGTTTGAACAATATAAAAACGATTGGAGAACAAGAATCGTACGGAATAAATTAAGAACTTATAAGACATTTAACTAATGTTGAAACTGAGctctattttaaatattatagtaTGTCAAGAGTAAGATGAAGTTTAAGAAGAAGTGCATTAGATTAATTTAGATGCCCGTCTGCACCCCTTAGAATAGAAACAGGCAGATACGAGGAAGTACCCGAACATGAACGGACTTGCTTTCGCTGCCTCACATATATAGACAATGAAGAGCGTGTGATAATGCACTGCAACTTGTATGGCGGAATTCGCCAAGAtatgtttgatgatatttttaatattaaacctGGTTTCTTATCGCTAGATACTTCAGATCAATTTTGTCAGCAAATGTCTAATGAGTCCTTTGTTGAATACACTGCCTAAGCCTGCAATGAAATTCAACTGAACCatgtttttatcatatttataattgtatgtacAGAAATAAGACtaatccgtctgtctgtcagtctgtctgtctgcaaATGACCACATTAAAATGAACACATCAAACATGATGGCCATTAATTCATTAAATGTATCTACATTTTAGAGTGCAGCAATATGAAGACTATTTTACTTTACACAATACGGCCAGAAAAGTCtcttttataaagaaataaaattataacattatttttgtcTAAATTTAAGGGACCATGAATGGACAAAACACGGTGTTTGTGCCAAGGACGTTCCTGCAACAAATGGAGAATACAATTACTTTAGGAAGGGGCTTGAACTCAACAGGAAGTATCGCCTGCTCCAGTAAGTGAAATGGCAAAACACGCAATAAAAATTACCCCAATGTTCATATcggtacatgtttatattttttaacataactcTTACATACCACGTGTTTTAACAAATAGCAACTTGTCATACATGACGGAATTTACGTAGATGGGGAGATACGTAGATCTATATGTACTTTCTCTCCTGCGGACGCAATctttgtttgtcttttatttaatAAAGGCAAGTGATAAGTAATTGCCAATCCACACATGACAAAAAAGACacaacatttacatgtaaaatacatggctatataatgcatacatatatagtACCGAAAAAGAGCTAATTGATTATAATTAATCTGCTGAATGGTTGAATAGGTCACCATGACAGTCCACATCTCTCACTGTGAATTAGTATGTTTTAGACAATTTAGATCTTACTGCGATAAAAGgaataaacatttgataatgtacAGAGATGTTCTTTTAACGGGAATACACGCTTGATGCAGagaacacattatttatttagATCATAGAAGTCTTTTTTGACTTCGATGTTTTTCAAGGGGCATAtcaactttcaatatttttttttggtataTTCAATATATGGGATTTAAAGTTATTTTAATGTCTGTGTTTAACTTTTAATGATATTGTGGCATTATAAACTTATAATGCGtcgaaatattttattcattttttttgttggggggggggggggtgctggGTAAAATAACAATTCAAATACTGCTTGATATAAACTCCAATGGGTTGATTATCTGTTCTCATACATGTCATGTGTCTAAATTTTCAATCGCTGAATTAAACTTTtttaggggccttttcacgatttggtaaattacaaaattgaaaaaattgtttcagattcgcaaattttcgttttagttatgatatttgtgaggaaacagcaatactgaacatttaccatgctctaaaatagccactatatgcatcttttggcgatttaaaaacctgaaaattataaagcgttgcaacgcgaaacgattgaataatttggagagttctgttgttgccgttatattttgtgaaactacgacaattgcttatataaagtaaaaaatacgaCCATTATAGTATGAGCACAGATAGCCGAATGGTCTCAGCGATAGACTATTGActccaggacaccaggggtcagtggttcgagccatgttgaggttttcttttttttacttttttaaattttatacttCATTTTTTACTGGATCATTTTAGATCTAAtagttacatttatcaaaataaagcatttaatgacaaacttcaatacatgccaaaatctgtgaaaaggcccatgtAATTTCACCTTACCTCGTACAGAAGACACATTTTTCATATTTCATGGATAAAGCAATGTCACGCGGTGACCGTGTATTTCCTATATAAGGTAAGTTGTGGTTAATATCCAGTCAGTGAAGCAAATGTCAGCGCTTAATGACGTAAACTTTATGAACAAGATGACGTCATCAATGCAGCTTAGTGCTGTAACAAGAATGATCATGGCAGGATACTCTCGTTTAGTTGTCATCTTCCtgtatatttatttcatgtaaaattgtCGATGGTCAACACAGGGATATAAGGCTGCAAGAGGATCCATTCATGACAGAACATCGTTCTTATCAAACATAAAACCAaactatattaaataataaaattattccAATTCCAGTTAGTTGC
Protein-coding sequences here:
- the LOC127845521 gene encoding uncharacterized protein LOC127845521 isoform X1, producing MHQSAGRYFLGVYRYTPNAAVNGLPWSLQVHTECGCQWTSLEFTGTHRMRLSMDFLGVYRYTPNAAVNGLPWSLQVHTECGCQWTSLEFTGTHRMRLSMDFLGVYRYTPNAAVNGLPWSLQVHTECGCQWTSLEFTGTHRMRLSMDFLGVYRYTPNAAVNGLPWSLQVHTECGCQWTSLEFTGTHRMRLSMDFLGVYRDHEWTKHGVCAKDVPATNGEYNYFRKGLELNRKYRLLQILEVAGITPNQTTNYTIGQVHDAVKNTTGVEAVFMCYCVRKRRMHPEKRYILTEIQICLDKTKFTPVACPNVQIKRNRCPGFSKCPKHFSYPPIQYGPDETIYFERFGALSGI
- the LOC127845521 gene encoding uncharacterized protein LOC127845521 isoform X3, which produces MHQSAGRYFLGVYRYTPNAAVNGLPWSLQVHTECGCQWTSLEFTGTHRMRLSMDFLGVYRYTPNAAVNGLPWSLQVHTECGCQWTSLEFTGTHRMRLSMDFLGVYRYTPNAAVNGLPWSLQVHTECGCQWTSLEFTGTHRMRLSMDFLGVYRYTPNAAVNGLPWSLQVHTECGCQWTSLEFTGTHRMRLSMDFLGVYRDHEWTKHGVCAKDVPATNGEYNYFRKGLELNRKYRLLQILEVAGITPNQTTNYTRRMHPEKRYILTEIQICLDKTKFTPVACPNVQIKRNRCPGFSKCPKHFSYPPIQYGPDETIYFERFGALSGI
- the LOC127845521 gene encoding uncharacterized protein LOC127845521 isoform X4, whose amino-acid sequence is MHQSAGRYFLGVYRYTPNAAVNGLPWSLQVHTECGCQWTSLEFTGTHRMRLSMDFLGVYRYTPNAAVNGLPWSLQVHTECGCQWTSLEFTGTHRMRLSMDFLGVYRYTPNAAVNGLPWSLQVHTECGCQWTSLEFTGTHRMRLSMDFLGVYRDHEWTKHGVCAKDVPATNGEYNYFRKGLELNRKYRLLQILEVAGITPNQTTNYTIGQVHDAVKNTTGVEAVFMCYCVRKRRMHPEKRYILTEIQICLDKTKFTPVACPNVQIKRNRCPGFSKCPKHFSYPPIQYGPDETIYFERFGALSGI
- the LOC127845521 gene encoding uncharacterized protein LOC127845521 isoform X2; this encodes MHQSAGRYFLGVYRYTPNAAVNGLPWSLQVHTECGCQWTSLEFTGTHRMRLSMDFLGVYRYTPNAAVNGLPWSLQVHTECGCQWTSLEFTGTHRMRLSMDFLGVYRYTPNAAVNGLPWSLQVHTECGCQWTSLEFTGTHRMRLSMDFLGVYRYTPNAAVNGLPWSLQVHTECGCQWTSLEFTGTHRMRLSMDFLGVYRDHEWTKHGVCAKDVPATNGEYNYFRKGLELNRKYRLLQILEVAGITPNQTTNYTIGQVHDAVKNTTGVEAVFMCYCVRKRRMHPEKRYILTEIQICLDKTKFTPVACPNVQIKRNRCPGFSKCPKHFSYPPIQYGPDETIYFERFGALSGI
- the LOC127845521 gene encoding uncharacterized protein LOC127845521 isoform X5, translating into MRLSMDFLGVYRYTPNAAVNGLPWSLQVHTECGCQWTSLEFTGTHRMRLSMDFLGVYRYTPNAAVNGLPWSLQVHTECGCQWTSLEFTGTHRMRLSMDFLGVYRYTPNAAVNGLPWSLQVHTECGCQWTSLEFTGTHRMRLSMDFLGVYRDHEWTKHGVCAKDVPATNGEYNYFRKGLELNRKYRLLQILEVAGITPNQTTNYTIGQVHDAVKNTTGVEAVFMCYCVRKRRMHPEKRYILTEIQICLDKTKFTPVACPNVQIKRNRCPGFSKCPKHFSYPPIQYGPDETIYFERFGALSGI
- the LOC127845521 gene encoding uncharacterized protein LOC127845521 isoform X9; amino-acid sequence: MRLSMDFLGVYRYTPNAAVNGLPWSLQVHTECGCQWTSLEFTGTHRMRLSMDFLGVYRYTPNAAVNGLPWSLQVHTECGCQWTSLEFTGTHRMRLSMDFLGVYRDHEWTKHGVCAKDVPATNGEYNYFRKGLELNRKYRLLQILEVAGITPNQTTNYTIGQVHDAVKNTTGVEAVFMCYCVRKRRMHPEKRYILTEIQICLDKTKFTPVACPNVQIKRNRCPGFSKCPKHFSYPPIQYGPDETIYFERFGALSGI